The Papaver somniferum cultivar HN1 chromosome 3, ASM357369v1, whole genome shotgun sequence genome includes a region encoding these proteins:
- the LOC113358902 gene encoding LOW QUALITY PROTEIN: golgin subfamily B member 1-like (The sequence of the model RefSeq protein was modified relative to this genomic sequence to represent the inferred CDS: inserted 1 base in 1 codon; deleted 3 bases in 3 codons; substituted 1 base at 1 genomic stop codon), with amino-acid sequence MVAENGGVDGNEHEIEVTESTPDLGVSSEDVDSAAEEGTNGFATNHSINAGDAEMQPTATKLDHQESLKEDMFVDASDELDLDNNRKNIDVEQERPVVSINETQDESHHIMVEAEEEKVGTEESGSLPVEDCGQTRVFVDEVSQLRAMLNKAVAEKDTMAHEYKVERNGFIRELFTLRQKLEVITSQHSPVETGEGKAENHHQEEKVEGVKGSTDELISPLQRMVSDCSRLTMRLESVLDEKLQSGDVVKQLQTVIFQKDQEIDDLNTKVNDLSVSKSVVESHMESLQQTLKESSEVHNESNQHAEVVLKRLLVSVGAIVKQEDLLDDSASDKLSLVERGISLMIENYNQFLVEIDGLKQCLSEVRSDFNVPEENDLGFVFGVACEELFSCKRKEVDFVSKLNQLEAENSKLMKELDKEKETLEVVKEEAIRTKGELEQEKVRSANTKEKLGMAVTKGKALVQQRDSLKHSIAEKTNELQECLQKLQEKSDSLEAAELLPRSWSEAKFWQSHFRNRWHRLQEKSNSLEAAEGTSEELVRSQNLTAKLQELLSAKESILKEIEDILPEGMLAEHQSTNILERVRWLVDHKNKLDDISFEFHKVKDALSAANLPETVLSSNLDSQINWLKESFSQAKIDITKLHAEVASAWVSVGLHESELAEARNEIDLLSVSLFAEKEEKAALQMALYDLSRKYEAVSEYGHXGSSEKDGLIRKFLEASEMQNPEDSDQADIAMLVEKCIKKIKEQNSTTSEVSLFCTEQFERMQSLLYIQNQKLVLCENILEAEMVDKLKLMNLASELERVSRESDALKDENKSLENDLERAEGKTALVREKLSMAVKKGKGMVQERENLKRSIDERNIEIEKLKQKLEQQESVVSECRDQINKLSRDLESMSNLESDFAAMKEQRDQFEQSLQESNYTLQIVVKSIDTVAVTVDAMLEDPVETVKWLLQCYHDFQVAKSRAEQELETVNQENISMSSKLEEADATIKSLEDELSKCSEDLSLLTQAKQDIEVSKAYVEEELKNQKKSLDLKLQNSQRFLPLLSEAVSSAERRISILVEEKAAAENELEKAKAGVESQVSELAEATQTIKSLEEALSTAKSRISIFAEEKAASEANQTVRSLEEALSSAESRISILAKEKAAAELHITNAENELEKAKAGVDSQASELAEANRSIKSLEDALSRVEKHASVLSKELNDSQVARDLLEKELEEAKTEASIQASKVSDAYTTIKSLEDALANAENDIAVLVNEKRNTEQEIATLNAKLSSSVEELAGTRGASKGQSLELLEHPNHLEMLMKDSGLLFFINTRLKKKLESLRDMHLLLERIRDRFVDEGSGLLPARAGTEMDHHLENLPPPDLGNFHIDTIDNSESSAADPENISSYFTDIIESFNMKNKLIIDSFVGFSGSMDEYVAVLTEALQQTIDGVVVTLETMESLKQQVKNVEIHNREQESMIHKLQNDVTMMLSACKDIVDELSFEDENLNSSLFSSERKASGDAVEEKRGLLGTEGVKAVENVLSAVKKFQSQNKQLESLNSACEVTIKDLRNELEGTKLNLESVTQERDLHQSRASELETTLEELKSSCNSMNLKLDECLAMEDILREKEAELSSLHVSFAIKSQEEEGRLLSEGQIQTLLEKINEIEIPFRVSELKNTESFVADPVKKLFYVVDTVAQMQHQFELSAHDKEELQSRLSESVQEIEHLKKEAGNIISINQELEHSKSDLAKLAFDLEKIIQKFGGEELIKEQKSVTIRNLFPVLEKLIKDLILESENSKARAQELGVELHGNKKFADEPSAKVALLEIPVRKGLPPSDAVQDRSILEGPSLASGSEISEIGTIGPAGRNSTSPAASSAAHVRSMRKGXSDHLALTIDSESDRLLNPPETDDDKGHVFKSLNTSGLVPKQGKLLADRIDGIWVSGGRILMSRPRARIGVVAYCLLLHIWLLASIL; translated from the exons ATGGTAGCTGAAAATGGGGGGGTTGATGGAaatgaacatgaaattgaagttaCTGAGTCAACTCCAGATCTAGGGGTTTCATCTGAAGATGTTGATTCGGCAGCTGAGGAAGGAACAAATGGTTTTGCTACTAATCACAGTATTAATGCTGGGGACGCTGAAATGCAACCAACAGCTACCAAATTAGATCATCAG GAGAGTCTGAAGGAAGATATGTTTGTTGATGCTTCAGATGAGTTGGATTTGGATAATAACAGGAAGAATATTGATGTTGAACAAGAACGACCTGTTGTCTCCATCAATGAAACCCAGGACGAGAGTCATCACATCATGGTGGAAGCAGAAGAGGAGAAAGTTGGTACAGAGGAATCTGGTTCTTTGCCGGTGGAGGATTGTGGACAAACTCGTGTGTTTGTTGATGAGGTTTCACAACTTCGGGCAATGTTGAATAAAGCTGTTGCTGAGAAAGACACAATGGCGCATGAGTATAAG GTTGAAAGAAATGGCTTCATAAGAGAACTTTTTACACTTCGTCAGAAGCTTGAGGTTATCACTAGTCAGCATTCGCCAGTTGAGACTGGTGAAGGGAAAGCTGAGAATCATCACCAGGAAGAAAAAGTGGAGGGGGTAAAAGGTAGTACCGATGAGTTGATTTCTCCATTGCAGAGAATGGTCAGTGACTGTTCCAGATTAACCATGCGTCTTGAAAGtgttttagatgaaaaattgcaGTCTGGGGATGTGGTGAAACAACTCCAAACTGTTATTTTCCAGAAGGATCAAGAGATTGATGATCTTAATACAAAAGTCAATGACCTTTCGGTTTCCAAAAGTGTTGTTGAATCTCACATGGAATCACTTCAACAGACGTTGAAAGAATCATCTGAAGTCCATAATGAGTCAAACCAACATGCGGAGGTTGTATTGAAGAGGTTATTAGTTTCTGTTGGTGCAATAGTCAAGCAAGAGGACTTGTTGGATGATTCTGCTAGTGACAAGTTATCTCTTGTTGAAAGGGGAATCTCtctaatgattgagaactataaTCAGTTTCTTGTTGAAATCGATGGCCTCAAACAATGTTTGAGTGAGGTTAGGTCGGATTTCAATGTACCGGAGGAAAATGATTTGGGGTTTGTTTTTGGTGTTGCCTGTGAAGAGCTTTTTTCCTGCAAAAGAAAGGAGGTTGATTTTGTATCAAAGTTAAATCAACTAGAAGCTGAAAATAGCAAACTGATGAAGGAACTAGACAAGGAGAAAGAGACGTTAGAAGTGGTGAAGGAAGAAGCCATCAGAACCAAAGGGGAACTTGAGCAGGAAAAGGTTAGGTCtgctaatacaaaagaaaagcttGGCATGGCCGTCACAAAAGGTAAGGCACTGGTTCAGCAGAGGGATTCACTGAAGCACTCAATTGCTGAGAAGACAAATGAACTTCAGGAATGTTTGCAGAAATTACAAGAGAAATCTGATTCCCTTGAGGCCGCTG AGTTACTGCCGAGGAGTTGGTCAGAAGCCAAATTTTGGCAGTCTCACTTCAGGAATCGTTGGCACCGATTACAAGAGAAGTCGAATTCCCTAGAAGCTGCTGAAGGTACTTCCGAGGAGTTGGTGAGAAGTCAAAATCTGACAGCTAAACTCCAGGAATTACTCTCCGCGAAGGAATCAATTCTCAAGGAAATCGAAGACATCTTGCCTGAGGGTATGCTTGCTGAACATCAGTCCACGAATATATTAGAAAGAGTCAGATGGCTTGTGGATCATAAGAATAAGTTGGATGATATCTCTTTTGAATTTCACAAAGTGAAAGATGCTTTATCTGCAGCTAACCTGCCAGAAACAGTTCTCTCTTCCAACTTGGATTCGCAGATAAACTGGCTCAAGGAGTCATTTTCACAAGCTAAAATTGACATAACAAAGTTGCACGCTGAAGTTGCTAGTGCTTGGGTGTCTGTTGGCTTACATGAATCTGAGTTGGCTGAAGCACGTAATGAGATTGACCTACTGAGTGTGTCTCTTTTTGCAGAGAAAGAGGAGAAGGCTGCTCTTCAAATGGCATTGTATGACTTATCTCGCAAATATGAAGCAGTTTCTGAATATGGGC CAGGTTCATCTGAAAAGGATGGACTAATAAGAAAGTTTCTAGAGGCTTCTGAGATGCAAAACCCGGAGGACTCTGATCAAGCTGACATTGCTATGCTTGTAGAAAAGTGCATTAAGAAGATCAAGGAGCAAAACAGTACCACTTCCGAGGTTTCTCTTTTTTGCACAGAACAATTTGAGAGAATGCAGAGTTTACTGTATATACAGAATCAGAAACTGGTGCTATGTGAGAACATACTAGAAGCAGAGATGGTGGACAAATTGAAACTGATGAACTTGGCAAGCGAGTTAGAGAGAGTGTCTCGAGAAAGTGATGCACTAAAGGATGAAAATAAGTCTCTGGAAAATGATCTCGAGCGAGCTGAGGGTAAAACTGCTTTGGTTAGGGAAAAGCTATCAATGGCTGTAAAGAAAGGCAAGGGTATGGTCCAAGAAAGGGAAAACCTGAAACGTTCTATAGATGAGAGGAATATCGAAATTGAAAAACTCAAGCAAAAGTTGGAGCAGCAAGAGTCTGTTGTTTCTGAGTGCAGAGATCAAATTAATAAACTTTCACGTGATTTGGAAAGCATGTCTAATTTGGAATCTGATTTTGCGGCCATGAAAGAGCAGAGAGATCAATTCGAGCAGTCCTTACAAGAGAGCAATTATACTTTGCAGATAGTAGTTAAGTCAATTGATACTGTGGCCGTTACTGTTGATGCAATGTTAGAGGATCCTGTGGAAACGGTGAAATGGCTTTTGCAGTGTTATCATGATTTTCAAGTTGCCAAGTCTCGTGCGGAACAAGAGTTAGAAACAGTAAACCAGGAAAACATTTCAATGTCCAGCAAATTGGAAGAGGCAGATGCAACTATTAAATCACTGGAAGATGAATTATCAAAGTGTAGTGAAGATCTCTCTCTTCTAACACAAGCAAAGCAAGACATCGAAGTCAGCAAGGCCTATGTTGAGGAGGAGTta aaaaatcaaaagaagagtctGGACTTAAAGCTACAAAATTCACAGAGGTTCTTGCCACTATTAAGTGAAGCAGTATCATCTGCTGAGCGAAGAATTTCTATTCTTGTTGAGGAGAAGGCTGCTGCAGAAAACGAGTTAGAGAAGGCAAAAGCAGGAGTGGAATCTCAAGTTAGTGAGTTAGCAGAGGCGACCCAAACCATAAAATCACTTGAAGAAGCACTATCAACTGCAAAGAGCAGAATCTCTATTTTTGCTGAGGAGAAGGCTGCTTCAGAGGCAAACCAAACTGTAAGATCacttgaagaagcattatcatcTGCAGAGAGTAGAATTTCTATCCTTGCTAAGGAAAAGGCTGCTGCAGAGTTACATATAACTAATGCGGAAAACGAGCTAGAGAAGGCAAAAGCAGGAGTAGATTCTCAAGCTAGTGAGTTAGCAGAGGCGAACCGAAGTATAAAATCACTTGAAGATGCTCTATCTCGGGTGGAAAAGCATGCCTCCGTGCTTTCTAAAGAACTGAACGATTCCCAAGTTGCTAGAGATCTCTTGGAGAAGGAGCTAGAGGAAGCAAAAACTGAAGCCAGCATTCAAGCTAGCAAGGTATCAGATGCATACACAAcaataaaatcactggaagatGCATTAGCAAATGCAGAGAATGACATTGCGGTGCTTGTCAATGAAAAGAGAAATACTGAACAGGAAATAGCAACACTTAATGCAAAGTTAAGTTCCTCAGTGGAAGAATTGGCTGGAACTCGTGGAGCCTCAAAAGGGCAGTCTTTGGAGCTACTAGAGCACCCCAATCATCTGGAAATGTTAATGAAAGATAGCGGGCTTCTCTTTTTTATTAACACGAGGCTT AAGAAAAAACTTGAGAGCCTAAGAGATATGCACCTCCTTCTAGAAAGAATACGGGATCGGTTCGTTGACGAAGGCTCGGGACTATTGCCTGCTCGAGCTGGCACAGAG ATGGATCATCACCTGGAAAATCTCCCTCCACCAGACCTTGGAAACTTTCATATCGATACAATTGACAACAGTGAGAGTAGTGCTGCGGACCCTGAGAATATCTCCTCTTATTTCACAGATATCATAGAAAGTTTCAATATGAAGAACAAATTGATAATAGATAGTTTTGTAGGGTTTTCTGGTTCTATGGATGAGTATGTTGCAGTCCTCACCGAAGCATTGCAGCAAACAATAGATGGAGTTGTTGTAACGCTTGAGACTATGGAATCTTTGAAGCAGCAGGTGAAAAACGTAGAAATTCACAACCGTGAGCAAGAGAGCATGATACATAAGTTGCAGAATGATGTGACTATGATGCTTTCTGCATGCAAGGATATTGTTGATGAGCTGAGTTTTGAAGATGAAAATTTGAACTCTAGCTTGTTCTCAAGTGAAAGAAAAGCTAGTGGTGATGCAGTGGAAGAGAAACGGGGCTTACTTGGCACTGAAGGTGTTAAAGCGGTAGAGAACGTTCTAAGTGCTGTTAAAAAATTTCAAAGTCAAAATAAACAGTTGGAGAGCTTAAATAGTGCATGTGAGGTGACCATTAAAGATTTACGAAATGAATTGGAAGGGACCAAATTAAACCTTGAAAGTGTCACGCAAGAAAGGGATCTTCATCAAAGCAGAGCCTCTGAGTTGGAGACTACTTTAGAAGAATTAAAGAGTTCCTGCAACTCGATGAATCTTAAACTGGATGAATGTCTTGCCATGGAAGATATATTGAGGGAAAAAGAAGCAGAACTATCGTCCTTGCATGTTTCTTTTGCAATTAAAAGTCAAG AAGAAGAAGGCCGCCTTCTTTCAGAAGGCCAAATTCAAACCCTTCtagagaagataaatgaaattgaGATCCCTTTTAGGGTatcagaactgaagaacacggaATCTTTTGTGGCAGATCCTGTTAAGAAGCTCTTTTACGTTGTAGATACAGTTGCACAGATGCAGCATCAGTTTGAATTATCTGCTCATGACAAGGAAGAACTGCAATCTAGACTTTCAGAAAGTGTTCAGGAAATTGAGCATCTGAAAAAGGAAGCTGGAAATATTATTAGCATTAACCAAGAGCTAGAACATTCAAAGAGTGACTTAGCTAAGTTAGCATTTGATTTGGAGAAAATAATTCAGAAATTTGGAGGGGAAGAGTTAATTAAAGAACAAAAATCTGTTACCATAAGAAATTTATTTCCGGTTTTAGAAAAGCTGATCAAAGATCTAATTCTAGAATCTGAAAATTCAAAGGCTAGAGCCCAGGAACTGGGTGTCGAATTGCATGGGAACAAAAAGTTTGCAGATGAGCCGTCAGCGAAGGTTGCATTACTTGAAATTCCAGTTCGTAAGGGTCTGCCTCCATCAGATGCTGTCCAGGATAGGAGCATACTTGAAGGGCCTTCATTGGCATCTGGTTCAGAGATATCTGAAATTGGAACCATT GGTCCAGCTGGAAGGAACTCCACATCCCCCGCTGCTTCTTCTGCGGCTCATGTGAGGTCCATGAGGAAGGGATAAAGTGACCATCTTGCTCTAACTATTGATTCCGAATCCGATCGGCTACTCAACCCCCCTGAAACTGATGATGATAAAG GTCATGTGTTCAAATCGCTAAATACATCTGGTCTCGTCCCCAAACAAGGAAAACTTTTAGCTGATCGGATCGACGGGATCTG GGTATCTGGAGGTCGAATTTTGATGAGTCGTCCCAGAGCAAGAATAGGTGTCGTAGCTTACTGTCTGTTGTTGCATATTTGGTTGTTAGCCAGCATTTTGTGA